GAGCCGTGGCGGGCCAGAAGGCCGGCGCGAGGGATGCGGGCGCCAGATCCGCCCGCGCCAAGACCGCGCCCGCCATCCCGGCCAGAAGCGCCGCCTGAACCAACGCGAGGCCACGCCAGAGCGGCGGCAGACGGCCCGTGAAGCGCCCGCCCACGGTGTAGCGACCCAGCGGCGCGCCTGCCGCGAGTGCTATATGCATCGCCAGCGGCATCGCGGCGAGCGCGGCATAGGCAAGGGCGAGGATCTGGGTCATGGCGCGGTTTCCGTCCGGGGTGTCGTTGTCGACGCGGATCTATGCCGGGACGGCGGACGGCGGCATGACCGGAGAGCTCAGTCGATTGACCGCAGATGCCAATTCATCCCGCGCCTGCCCGCCACGCGGTCGGACTGACCCCCGTCCACCGCTTGAAGGCCCGCACGAAGGCGGAGGCCTCCGAGAAGCCCAGAAGATACGCCGTCTCGCCGACTGACACCCGGCGGGCACCGAGATACTCCATCGCCATGCGGCGGCGCAGATCGTCATGGACCTGCGCAAAGGTGGTGCCCTCGTCCTTCAACCGCCGATAGAGCGTCTGGCGGCCGAGACCCAGATCGCGGGCGACGGCATCCATCGAGAGACTGCCCTGATGGAGGTCCGCCAGCATTCGCGTCTCGACTGCGGCGCGGACCGTGTCACGCGCGGCGAGCTTGGCCATAAGCGTGTCCGCGTGCCCGGTGAACAACCCGAAGACGTAGGCCGCGGCCTCCGGGCGTGGCAGGTCGAGACAGTCGGGATCGACGCGAACGGCCATGCGGCCCGCATCGAAGCGCACCGGCACGCGCAGAAGGTCGGCATAGCCCGCGGCGTGGGCCGGCGGCGGAAAGGCCAGATCGACCGCCAGAACCACGGGTCGGTCCGACGTGGTGGCGCGCAATTCTCCGATCAGTTGCCCGAGAGCGCCTTCGGCGGCGAGGTGAAACCCGTCCGGGAGGGGCAGCCGGTCCTCGATCCAGGTCTCGCGGCCCTCGATTAACGCATGGCGGGGGTCGCTCGCGGGACGGGCGCCATCGACGATGAGGCGTGCGTAGCGGTTGAGCTGGCGCAAACCCTCCCGGAGCGTCGGAGCGCGGGCGAGGATGCCGCCGACGACGGACATGGTTTCGGCCCGCGTGCCGAGGCCCGATCGCAGCACGATGAGCGGATCGCCCGTCAGGTCGACCGCGGCCCCGAGAAGACGGTGCCAGTCGCGCCGCGGCAGCCGTGCTTCGGGATCGGCGAGTTCCGCCTCGGTCAGACCGGACGCGCGCAACATGGCGGCGCGGGACGCGCCCCGTGCGGCGGCGAAATCGAGGAAGGCCTGCGCGAAACCGGCGGCCATTGTGGGCTCGGACATCTGGCGGATCCCCGGAGGCTCGACGATGCGGTTCGCCCGGTCATCCCGCACCTGCCCGGACAGGGCCAATATGGTCCGCGTCGCGCTTGAGGGGCAAGTCGCCGCGATGGTGCTGCGCGAACCAGCGGGCCTTCCCTTCACTCGCACCGACGGCATGGGCAAGGCTTTTGAATATCGGCGGCCGCCACTTCCGACACGCGGTCAGGCGGGGAGAGCGCGGCGAACGCGGCGGACACGGGGATCATGCCGATGCCGCCATGCGAGCGGGCGGCGTGACGCGCCCGCGGACGAGCAGCCAAAGCGCGAAGCCGATCTCCGCCAGCGTGACAATCGCGAGGAGGACGCCGCCGACTGCGCCCAGCACGGCCGACTCCGGAGCGGCGAAGGCCCGGATGCTGTCCACGAGGTAGCCGGTTCCGCCGACGGCCAGCATCACGGACAGAAGCGGCGGCACGGCGCGCGACCTCCACGCCAGCACGCCAAGAAGCCAGAGGTGCAGCGCAAAGAAGACCTGCCAGAGCCAGACCCCGGCCTCGTCCATTCGCCCGAGCACCCAGGCGAGATCGGCACGGGCCGCCACATCCATCGCCAGAGGCGGGTCCATCGCCACCGCGAGGATCGCGGCCTGCGGCAGCAGCATCGCCGCCATCACCGCGGCCATCATCAGGCGCGCGACCATCGCCGCCATCGCCAGCACCGCGCCATGGGGCCGGAACATCGCGAAGAGCATCACCGCGAGCACGACCTATGACAGCATCATCACGAGATCGCCGCCGACCCCGGCGACGAAGAGGCCGGGTCGCGCCGCGATGGCGTCGAACGCAGTCGCCGGATCGCCCGCCCCCCCGAGGCGGGCGGGCACGAAGAGGATCGAGAAGAACCCCGCCCCGGCGATCAGCAGGTAGAGCGTACCGGCAATCCGGGCGAAGGATCGGGTTGAAGGGTCGTCGAACGCGCGCATGGCAACCTCCGTTGGGTTCACATGCCGATGACGGCGACATAGGCGGCGGCGATCATCTGCGATATTCCCCGGTTCTGCCGATCTGCTATGTGTTTTTGCATGGAATGGCGTGCCGTCACCTTCGACTGGAACCGCGTCCGGGCGTTTCTCGTGACCGCCGAGGAGGGATCGCTCTCGGCAGCGGCGCGGGCGCTCGGATCGACGCAGCCGACGCTTGGGCGGCAGGTCGCGGCGCTCGAGGCCGAGCTTGGCGTGGCCCTGTTCGAGCGGCATGGGCGCGGTCTGCGCCCGACGGCCGCGGGCCTCCACCTTCTGGAGCATGCGCGGCGAATGGGGGACGGCGCGGCGGCATTGTCGCTCGCCGTCGCAGGGCTGGGTGACGAGATCGCGGGCGAGGTCTCCGTGTCCGCCTCCGACATCTATGCCGCCCGGTTGCTGCCCCCGATCCTCGGCGCGCTCCATGCCGCCCATCCCGAGTTGCGCATCGAAATCGTCGTGGACAACCAGCTCTCGGATCTGCGGCGCCGCGAATCCGATATCGCCGTCCGAAACGTCCGCCCCACGGATGCCGACCTGATCGGCCGCAAGCTGCGCGACGCGAAAGCGCGGCTCTACGCAGCGACGGGCCTGCTGGATCGGTTGGGGCGGCCCGCCGATCCGCAGGGCTTCGCGGGCGCGCCTGTGATGGAGATCGACCGGACGGGCGCGCTTCGAGGCATGATGGCGGGGATGGGCTTTCCGGTCGACGCGATGACCTTCCCCTACCGGACGGCGAATTTCGTCACCGCGTGGGAGATGGTCCGCGCGGGTCACGCGATCTGTGTGCTCGACGACCGGATCGGCGACGCGGAGCCGGGCGTGGAGCGCATCCTGCCCGACCTCGATCCGGTCATCTTCCCCGTCTGGCTGGTCGCCCATCGCGACGTCCGCCGGGCTTGCCGCCTGCGCGTGGTCTGGGACGCGCTCGCCGAGGGGCTGCGCTAGCGGACCACGCGTGGGGCGGCGGTGCGGGACGCGTAGTCGCGCAGAAGGGCCACGCGCCGGGGACGGAAGCTGCGGCCGCTGAGGGATGCGGCTTCGATCCCCGAGGCCCGGAAGTGCCGCCAGTCCTGCCGCAGACAGCACCAGACCAGTAGCATCAGCCCGCCCTCGGCGTAGCTCATCCCCAGGGGCCAGACCTCCCGCTGCGTGACCCCGCCGGCCCGGTCGCGATACCGAATGTCGAGCGCGAGCTCGTCCCAGCAGGCCCGCCTTAGCAGCGCCATATCGACCCCGAGTGCCACCGGTGCGGGCGGCGGACGGAAGGTGCGGAGCACGGTGTGCAGCGCGCGCCGCGACTGCGTGTCGGGCAAGGTGGCGATGATCCGTGCGAGGGCCGAGCGGCCCGCCGCCTCAAGCGCCGGATCGCCGGTCTGGCGCAACTCCCCCACCCCGAGGACCAGCGCCTCGATCTCGAGCGGGGAGAAACTCTGCGGTGGAAGGGCCGGGTCTTCGGTCAGCCGGTAGCCGACCCCGGCCGCGCCGTCGATCAACGCGCCGCCCGCGCGCAGCGTGGCGATGTCGCGGTAGAGCTGACGCCGGGACACGCCCGTCTCCTCGGCCAGCCGTTCGGCCGTGACGGGGGCGGGCAGCCGGCGCATCGCATCCATCAGGCGCATGAGGCGGTCGGTGCGGGCCATGCTGACGCAAACTGACAGGGGGGCCGGGATAAGCCAAGCCCGATCACAACCGGAGGACCAACCATGCCGACCCTGTTTCACGCCCCGAACTCCCGCGCGACCGCCATCGTCTCCCTCGTCGAGGCGATGGGCCTCACGGACCGCATCGACCTCGTGGAGGTGACGGTCGCCCGTCAGGATGGCGGTGGCGGCCCCGATCCGCGCAATCCGCATCCCGAAGGGAAGGTGCCTTACCTGACCGATGGCCGCGACCATGTGCGCGAGCGCGGGGCGATCGTCCTTTACCTGACGGATCGCTTTCCCGAGTCCCGGCTCGGCCGCCCCGTCGGGCATCCCCAGCGCGGCGCGTTCCTGAGTTGGCTGTTCTACTATCAGGGCGTCATGGAGCCGGTGCTGGTGCTCGACGCGTCGGGGATCGAACATCCCGCCCTGCACGCCACATTTCGCGGCATGGACGACATGCTGGCGCGTCTGTCGGAGGCCTTGGACGGCCAGCCCTTTCTTCTGGGCGAGGATTACTCGGCCGTCGATCTCCTGGTCTCAAGCCCGTTCCTGTGGCTGCCGGACACCCTCCGCGATCACACATCTATCCGGGATTGGGTCGACCGCTGCGCCGCGAGGATGGGCCCGAAATCCGGTCGGTGATTTCCGGGGGATGCCGGCGATTGGCCTGACTCATCGCCCTCGGCTCGGGCGGGGAGTCTCGTCCGGCGCGAACCCTTGTCTCGACGGCCCGAATGTCCGGCCACGCGACAGGT
This portion of the uncultured Jannaschia sp. genome encodes:
- a CDS encoding AraC family transcriptional regulator, giving the protein MSEPTMAAGFAQAFLDFAAARGASRAAMLRASGLTEAELADPEARLPRRDWHRLLGAAVDLTGDPLIVLRSGLGTRAETMSVVGGILARAPTLREGLRQLNRYARLIVDGARPASDPRHALIEGRETWIEDRLPLPDGFHLAAEGALGQLIGELRATTSDRPVVLAVDLAFPPPAHAAGYADLLRVPVRFDAGRMAVRVDPDCLDLPRPEAAAYVFGLFTGHADTLMAKLAARDTVRAAVETRMLADLHQGSLSMDAVARDLGLGRQTLYRRLKDEGTTFAQVHDDLRRRMAMEYLGARRVSVGETAYLLGFSEASAFVRAFKRWTGVSPTAWRAGAG
- a CDS encoding DUF4386 domain-containing protein yields the protein MLAVMLFAMFRPHGAVLAMAAMVARLMMAAVMAAMLLPQAAILAVAMDPPLAMDVAARADLAWVLGRMDEAGVWLWQVFFALHLWLLGVLAWRSRAVPPLLSVMLAVGGTGYLVDSIRAFAAPESAVLGAVGGVLLAIVTLAEIGFALWLLVRGRVTPPARMAASA
- a CDS encoding DUF4386 family protein, whose protein sequence is MRAFDDPSTRSFARIAGTLYLLIAGAGFFSILFVPARLGGAGDPATAFDAIAARPGLFVAGVGGDLVMMLS
- a CDS encoding LysR family transcriptional regulator, which gives rise to MEWRAVTFDWNRVRAFLVTAEEGSLSAAARALGSTQPTLGRQVAALEAELGVALFERHGRGLRPTAAGLHLLEHARRMGDGAAALSLAVAGLGDEIAGEVSVSASDIYAARLLPPILGALHAAHPELRIEIVVDNQLSDLRRRESDIAVRNVRPTDADLIGRKLRDAKARLYAATGLLDRLGRPADPQGFAGAPVMEIDRTGALRGMMAGMGFPVDAMTFPYRTANFVTAWEMVRAGHAICVLDDRIGDAEPGVERILPDLDPVIFPVWLVAHRDVRRACRLRVVWDALAEGLR
- a CDS encoding YafY family protein: MARTDRLMRLMDAMRRLPAPVTAERLAEETGVSRRQLYRDIATLRAGGALIDGAAGVGYRLTEDPALPPQSFSPLEIEALVLGVGELRQTGDPALEAAGRSALARIIATLPDTQSRRALHTVLRTFRPPPAPVALGVDMALLRRACWDELALDIRYRDRAGGVTQREVWPLGMSYAEGGLMLLVWCCLRQDWRHFRASGIEAASLSGRSFRPRRVALLRDYASRTAAPRVVR
- a CDS encoding glutathione binding-like protein, with amino-acid sequence MPTLFHAPNSRATAIVSLVEAMGLTDRIDLVEVTVARQDGGGGPDPRNPHPEGKVPYLTDGRDHVRERGAIVLYLTDRFPESRLGRPVGHPQRGAFLSWLFYYQGVMEPVLVLDASGIEHPALHATFRGMDDMLARLSEALDGQPFLLGEDYSAVDLLVSSPFLWLPDTLRDHTSIRDWVDRCAARMGPKSGR